From Musa acuminata AAA Group cultivar baxijiao chromosome BXJ3-8, Cavendish_Baxijiao_AAA, whole genome shotgun sequence, one genomic window encodes:
- the LOC135644813 gene encoding uncharacterized protein LOC135644813, with protein MVARMMRWLPWPPLQSKKYEVRVVVRRIEGVPVAGAATGARAAAEVRWKGPKTALSSLRRGRVRRNWTREEEVREGGVVEWDEEFLTAATLTAHKEKGAFLPWEIAFSVFTGKGPRNKCSVIGTASLNLAEFASAAEEKEMEINVTLLPPGVTTESHPVLYLALSLSELRTVRESIEVVQSSIVPVPSSPPSSSAFPSETDVPSARKDGLRKINILKALILRRKAKMGCKDNYDSEEKCSPRNNDAEDAYPCDADSLEDSHEDLGGSKDDSSERKSFSYGTLASTHYIEGSFYSDMLINKDYENLIHYGQEKSDVSYSHVEEATASLSEQPVPYILTSILSWKKSRLNLRSPKFKGEPLLKKSYGEEGGDDIDFYRRRLTSLEGSTCVVNHHDTSMGNWLPAHDFGDDSFTIGSWELKEVVSRDGSFKLCTQAFLASIDQRSEQASGESACAVLVAVIADWFQANPHMMPIKSQFDHLIREGSLDWRTLCKNQTYRERFPDKHFDLETVLEAKVRPLSIVPANSFVAFFCPEGTEDSESFKFLDGAMSFDNIWDEIKRAGSGGSSDGFPHLYIVSWNDHFFILKVERDAYYIIDTLGERLHEGCNQAYILKFDDTTTIHRHKNENKPGNSTARDSETQIQQNNGIKEEFSGELVVRNPNLEDELICQGKESCKEYIKSFLAAIPIRELQIDLRKGLTTSTLIHNRLQIEFHYTEKLEEISAELRPASESTVTFLYSAEWDSEFSSPTESDLEPSWTREVTPDISWPVESAAEFSWPVAPAAAFFLTPSVNLEVEVV; from the exons TCGAGGGGGTGCCGGTGGCTGGGGCGGCCACGGGAGCCAGGGCGGCGGCGGAGGTGAGGTGGAAGGGGCCGAAGACGGCGCTCAGCTCGCTGCGGCGTGGACGCGTGAGGCGGAACTGGACGAGGGAGGAGGAGGTGAGGGAAGGGGGCGTCGTGGAGTGGGACGAGGAGTTCCTCACTGCTGCCACTCTCACCGCTCACAAGGAGAAAGGCGCCTTCCTTCCATGGGAGATCGCCTTCTCTGTCTTTACG GGTAAAGGTCCCAGGAACAAGTGCTCTGTGATCGGAACAGCTTCTTTGAACCTGGCAGAATTTGCTTCAGCTGCCGAAGAAAAAGAGATGGAGATCAATGTTACGCTGTTGCCTCCGGGTGTCACTACTGAGTCCCATCCAGTATTATAT TTAGCACTTAGCTTGTCGGAATTGAGAACTGTACGAGAATCAATAGAGGTAGTGCAGAGTTCTATAGTTCCAGTTCCCTCGTCACCTCCCTCCTCCAGTGCTTTCCCTTCCGAGACTGATGTGCCTTCTGCTCGTAAAGATGGATTGAGAAAAATTAATATACTTAAAGCTTTAATATTACGTCGAAAAGCAAAAATGGGATGCAAAGATAATTATGACAGTGAAGAGAAGTGCTCTCCTAGGAATAATGATGCAGAAGATGCATACCCATGTGACGCGGACTCACTTGAAGATAGTCACGAAGATTTAGGAGGAAGCAAGGATGATTCCAGTGAAAGAAAATCTTTTAGTTATGGAACCTTGGCATCTACACACTACATCGAGGGATCATTTTATTCCGACATGTTGATAAATAAGGACTACGAGAATTTGATTCACTACGGTCAAGAAAAATCAGATGTCAGttattcacatgttgaggaggcaaCAGCATCTTTATCTGAGCAGCCTGTTCCTTACATTTTAACAAGTATCCTTTCTTGGAAAAAGAGTAGGCTTAACTTGAGATCTCCAAAGTTTAAGGGGGAGCCTCTGCTAAAGAAATCATATGGAGAAGAAGGTGGGGATGACATTGATTTTTATCGTCGTCGGCTTACCTCTTTAGAAGGATCAACCTGTGTGGTG AATCATCATGACACTTCAATGGGAAATTGGTTACCAGCACATGACTTCGGTGATGATAGTTTTACGATAGGAAGCTGGGAACTTAAGGAGGTAGTAAGCCGTGACGGTTCCTTCAAGCTCTGTACCCAAGCTTTCCTTGCATCAATTGATCAGAGGAGTGAGCAAGCATCTGGTGAAAGTGCTTGCGCTGTGCTTGTTGCTGTTATCGCTGACTGGTTTCAGGCCAATCCCCATATGATGCCCATCAAGTCGCAATTTGACCACCTCATACGAGAAGGTTCTTTAGACTGGAGGACCCTTTGCAAGAACCAGACATACAGGGAACGTTTTCCTGACAAGCACTTTGACCTTGAAACAGTCCTTGAGGCAAAAGTTCGACCACTTTCTATTGTCCCTGCAAACTCTTTTGTGGCCTTCTTTTGTCCTGAAGGAACTGAGGACAGTGAAAGCTTCAAGTTCCTAGATGGGGCAATGTCCTTTGACAACATATGGGATGAAATCAAGCGAGCTGGATCAGGCGGTTCTTCTGATGGTTTTCCTCATCTTTACATTGTCAGCTGGAATGATCACTTTTTCATTCTAAAGGTCGAGCGTGATGCTTACTATATTATAGACACACTAGGGGAGAGACTTCATGAAGGGTGCAACCAAGCTTACATTCTCAAGTTTGATGACACCACAACGATTCACagacataaaaatgaaaacaaaccTGGCAACAGCACGGCACGGGATTCTGAAACTCAGATTCAGCAGAACAATGGAATAAAGGAGGAATTTTCTGGGGAGCTAGTGGTTAGGAACCCCAATTTGGAGGATGAGCTTATATGCCAAGGAAAGGAGTCCTGCAAGGAGTACATCAAGAGCTTCCTGGCTGCTATTCCAATCAGGGAACTCCAAATTGATCTAAGGAAAGGACTGACAACTTCTACACTAATTCATAACCGTCTTCAGATAGAATTTCATTACACTGAGAAACTCGAAGAGATATCGGCAGAACTCCGACCAGCATCAGAATCAACTGTCACGTTTTTGTACTCAGCAGAATGGGATTCTGAATTTTCCTCTCCAACAGAATCAGATCTTGAGCCTTCATGGACAAGAGAGGTAACTCCTGATATCTCATGGCCAGTAGAGTCAGCTGCAGAGTTCTCATGGCCAGTAGCGCCGGCAGCAGCATTTTTCCTAACACCGTCTGTAAATTTAGAAGTTGAGGTCGTTTAG
- the LOC135644814 gene encoding RING-H2 finger protein ATL70-like — translation MSSNSNGTSFDPYNGRPPERMSGLTYGLGISAGILLLITTITFMSYFCTRTTTTAAATAARPRRPPDDVVGPDMDVEAGLDEATLMSYPKILYSQAKLEERSTTATCCSICLADYKDTDVLRLLPECGHLFHLDCVDPWLRSRPTCPVCRSSPIPSPLSTPLAEVVPLALARQP, via the coding sequence ATGAGCAGCAACAGCAATGGCACCAGCTTCGACCCTTACAATGGCAGACCACCGGAGCGCATGAGCGGGCTCACCTATGGCCTCGGCATATCCGCCGGCATCCTTCTCCTCATAACCACCATAACATTCATGTCCTACTTCTGCACACGGACCACGACCACCGCTGCCGCCACCGCGGCGCGGCCCCGTCGGCCGCCCGACGACGTGGTGGGGCCGGACATGGACGTGGAGGCAGGCCTCGACGAGGCCACGCTGATGAGCTACCCGAAGATCCTCTACTCGCAGGCCAAGCTCGAGGAGCGGAGCACGACGGCGACTTGCTGTTCCATATGCCTCGCCGACTACAAGGACACGGACGTGCTGCGGCTGTTGCCGGAGTGCGGCCACCTCTTCCATCTCGACTGCGTGGATCCATGGCTGAGGTCGCGCCCGACGTGCCCCGTCTGCCGCTCCTCGCCGATTCCCAGTCCCTTGTCGACTCCTCTCGCGGAAGTCGTGCCACTGGCACTAGCACGCCAGCCATAG
- the LOC135645408 gene encoding uncharacterized protein LOC135645408 has protein sequence MGDDRVKEEALRMLGLFPVLPKLVVFDLDYTLWPFYCECRSKREMPSLYPHAKGILYALKDKGIDVAIASRSPTSDIAKTFLDKLGIQPMFVAKEIFSSWTHKTEHLQRIHRRTGIPFKSMLFFDDEDRNIEAVSKMGVTSILVDDGVNLEELRSGLRNYTSNSASSNTKQSD, from the exons ATGGGGGACGACAGGGTGAAGGAGGAGGCTCTCCGGATGCTGGGACTCTTCCCAGTGCTTCCCAAATTGGTCGTCTTCGATCTCGATTACACCCTCTGGCCTTTCTACTG TGAATGCCGGTCGAAAAGGGAAATGCCATCTCTTTATCCACATGCTAAGGGCATATTGTATGCTCTAAAGGATAAAGGAATAGATGTCGCAATTGCTTCTCGATCACCAACTTCTGACATAGCAAAAACATTTCTTGATAAGTTGGGTATCCAGCCTATGTTTGTAGCCAAG GAAATATTCTCCAGTTGGACTCATAAGACCGAGCACTTACAGAGAATTCATCGCAGGACAGGCATACCTTTCAAATCAATGCTCTTCTTTGATGATGAAGACAGGAATATTGAAGCA GTTTCCAAAATGGGGGTAACAAGCATTCTGGTGGATGATGGGGTAAATCTCGAGGAGCTGAGGTCAGGACTCAGGAACTACACAAGTAATTCTGCCTCCAGCAACACTAAGCAATCAGACTGA